The Mya arenaria isolate MELC-2E11 chromosome 16, ASM2691426v1 genome includes a window with the following:
- the LOC128221761 gene encoding uncharacterized protein LOC128221761 yields the protein MERQTEIQRGTDIQRGTGMQRGTDVQRGTDMQRGTGMQRGTDVQRGTDIQRGTDIQRGTGMQRGTDVQRGTGMQRGTGMQRGTDVQRGTDVQRGTDMQRGTDMQRGTGMQRGTGMQRGTGMQRGTDVQRGTDMQRGTDMQRGTGMQRGTDVQRGTDIQRGTGMQRGTDVQRGTDMQRGTDIQRGTGMQRGTDVQRGTGMQRGTGMQRGTDVQRGTDMQRGTYIQRGTGMQRGTDVQRGTDMQRGTDIQRSTGMQRGTGMQRGTVMQRSTGMHRGTDIQRSTGMHRGTDMQRGTGMHRGTDIQWSTGMQRGTGMQRGTGMQRGSDMQRDTGMQRGTSMQRDTTMLRRARRRTYAAANLYVAGY from the coding sequence ATGGAACGGCAAACTGAAATACAACGGGGTACTGATATACAACGGGGTACTGGTATGCAACGGGGTACTGATGTGCAACGGGGTACTGATATGCAACGGGGTACTGGTATGCAACGGGGTACTGATGTGCAACGGGGTACTGATATACAACGGGGTACTGATATACAACGGGGTACTGGTATGCAACGGGGTACTGATGTGCAACGGGGTACTGGTATGCAACGGGGTACTGGTATGCAACGGGGTACTGATGTGCAACGGGGTACTGATGTGCAACGGGGTACTGATATGCAACGGGGTACTGATATGCAACGGGGTACTGGTATGCAACGGGGTACTGGTATGCAACGGGGTACTGGTATGCAACGGGGTACTGATGTGCAACGGGGTACTGATATGCAACGGGGTACTGATATGCAACGGGGTACTGGTATGCAACGGGGTACTGATGTGCAACGGGGTACTGATATACAACGGGGTACTGGTATGCAACGGGGTACTGATGTGCAACGGGGTACAGATATGCAACGGGGTACTGATATACAACGGGGTACTGGTATGCAACGGGGTACTGATGTGCAACGGGGTACTGGTATGCAACGGGGTACTGGTATGCAACGGGGTACTGATGTGCAACGGGGTACTGATATGCAACGGGGTACTTATATACAACGGGGTACTGGTATGCAACGGGGTACTGATGTGCAACGGGGTACTGATATGCAACGGGGTACTGATATACAGCGGAGTACTGGTATGCAACGGGGTACTGGTATGCAACGGGGTACTGTCATGCAACGGAGTACTGGTATGCATCGGGGTACAGATATACAACGGAGTACTGGTATGCATCGGGGTACTGATATGCAACGGGGTACTGGAATGCATCGGGGTACTGATATACAATGGAGTACTGGTATGCAACGGGGTACTGGTATGCAACGGGGTACTGGTATGCAGCGGGGTTCTGATATGCAGCGGGATACTGGTATGCAACGGGGTACTAGTATGCAACGGGATACTACTATGCTACGGCGGGCGAGAAGGCGTACCTATGCAGCGGCAAACCTATATGTAGCGGGGTACTAA